In Cicer arietinum cultivar CDC Frontier isolate Library 1 chromosome 7, Cicar.CDCFrontier_v2.0, whole genome shotgun sequence, the genomic window CTTCAACACCTAAACCTTCCTTTCTCCGTTCCTTTCCTTTTCCATCTTCTCCCTTCTCCTCGCGCCACCGCCGTCTCTTCTGCACCGCTACTCTTCCTTCCGCCAACGACACCGCCAACAAGGTTTCACAATTCCGGAAGAAGCTCAAAGTCGCCGATGTAAAAGGCGATCAACTCGATGTCATCGGCCACACCCTCGTCATTACGGGATGGGTTCGCACTCTTCGCCTTCAGAGTAGCGTCACTTTCCTTGAGGTTAATTCAATTCACCGATTAAACTTGTCAATTACATTGCGCTTCCTTCGAATTAGCCTAGTCTGCATTGCATTTCACTTCAATTTGAGTCGTCCTTATAgtgtcaaatatatattttgtgtttCATCATTGTATAGTGTTCGTATTAACTTAATTTGTTCGTTACAGTTTCATAatattcatattattatatGATGAATTTATCTGAATTTCAgattgtatatttttaaatttaaatttagtaaaaaaatgtgGTTAAAGGCAAAATTGTAAGGAAGAAGGTTTGACTTAAATCGGTAGTTACTTTTGGAGTTCTACGTGGACAgtgaatttttagttttataactgtttgaacaattttttgtttgtttattgtACCTAGATTAACGATGGTTCGTGTCTTTCTAACATGCAATGTGTGTTGGACTCTGAGGTTGAAGGTTATGATCAGGTatgcttgtttttttttttttgctctcTTCCTTGTTATGGAAAGAGATTATGTGTTTGTCTTTTCAACCAAAGGagcttattattattaacaggTAGAATCTGGCTTCATTACTACTGGTGCCTCTGTGTGGGTGCAAGGAGTTTTGGTCAATAGCCAAGGAACAAAACAGAAAGTGGAATTGAAGGTCAACAAAATAGTATTGGTTAGTTCTCATTTATTCTTAACAATACCATGGTCTCACAGTTTTTGTTGTCTTGCAAGTTGTAGGCTATCACCCCTTTGTTCTGTTTTCGCtaacactttatgtattttaagttttaaccCTTTGCCGTTGCCTCATTTTCATTTTCCCCATATATTGCTACATAGACAACGTCTTCTACAATGTTTTGGCATTGTAGTTTCAATTTGTTATTTTGACGTGTGTTTTATGTAAAAGTGCTGGAAGTCTCACTCTACTACATGCATACGAAAGAGCTTGCTCCAGCCTTTTGGTGCTGCTGATGAAAATATATTTGCTTTATGCTCTATAGAGTAATAAAACTAATGATGTTTTAGTAAAAATTCGCTGATCATTTTACATGTCTTGATTTTATCATTGTAACTCTATTTTAgacttatatttttctttttatccgTTACGCCTTTACTTGGTTTTTTGTTACACTAATATAACTGAAAAGAGCAGCATTTCTGCAAATGGTTATGCtagaatatatttaattttttctatatataaacCTGTTAATagaatcatttaaatatttatcttcaAGTTTGCAATGTCATGAAAAACATCGGTCATGCATGTTCAGGTTGGCAAGAGTGATCCCTCCTTTCCCATCCAAAAGAAACGAGTCAGCAGAGAATTTTTAAGAACAAAAGCACATCTTCGTCCAAGGACAAATACTTTCAGTGCAGTATGGCTTCCTTTTCTCTTTAGCATATGTTTACCTTCCTGCTTACACCTTTACCTCACTAGTCAAAAAGGAACAATTCCTTAATCttcttcactttttttttttaatcttttttgaaattcttttagTATTCTTGTTTTCCATCCATGCTATTATCTGATGCAAATATCTAGATGAATGAATATGCACCCAGTTTCTCataatgaataatttatttacaagcaATAATTGCGTGGCTGGCATATGCATCTCCAAAATTTGATGCATGCACTTACTGGTGGGAAATGGCTGGTGTGAATGTTATTGCAATATTTGGATCACATGAAATATACAGATTACTAGTTTGagtattttgattgttcatgtTACCACAAATTACTAACAGATCAAAATTTAAGTCATGTATGTATGTAACATAATATGTATAAATAATCCAAACGAACAATTACCAGAAATTGTCCATGAGGTGTTAGCGCGGCGGTAACCGTATGACCTTGTAACCTCAAGGAGCAGACTTTGAATCCCCTCGAGGACGATCTAAAATTATCATTAGTACCACTTTAATTAATAGTTGCTAGAAATGGGTTCAGTGTCAGTCTAAAATTCCTTCCATGgacattattttttgttctgCTACAAGTGCCTCTTCAAGTAGTAGTagttatataatggtttctacGATCAAAGCCAACCAttgataaattttgatataCCAGCTTGTCAATGAACTCTGCTGCAGCTATGTTATAGCTTTGCTATTTATCAACCAAGTGGGCACTGAACCAATTTGTATCATCTTCATAGGTCGAAAGATTTAATGATGTCATTTTTCAATGCTTGCAGAATATTGGTATAGAATGCTTTGGCAATAATTCTTTTTAGCGGCTGGTTGTTAGTTTCTTCCCTCCTTTTGGACTACATATGATGTTTTGATGTAAAGTCTATCAGGGGTAAATTTTAACTTGGAGTTAAGATAGAAGAGTAGAATAAAAGGGAGTTAGTTGAAGAGgcttaaatgaaaaaatgtggGAAATGGGAGATGGTAGAAGGGGATTCTGATGCTTTGGTTTGGGAAAATAGAGCAGCGGCTCAATTGTAGAAGGGGTAATCCTTGGAGGAGAGGTTCCTCTCCTTGTTCAGTTCATTTTCAATTGGTTCATAAATTCGTACTTTGATTGCCATTGTGGATTCTTAACATTCAGTTACTATTTTCTCTTAGAAGATAATCTTATTTTCGTTTTCACTATTATCGTTCTCTTTTGATGGTGTAAAATGATTTCAGGTTGCAAGGGTTAGGAATGCATTGGCCTATGCTACACACAAGTTCTTCCAAGAAAATGGGTTCATATGGGTGTCAAGTCCTATTATCACAGCTTCAGATTGTGAGGGAGCGGGTGAACAGTTTTGTGTTACTACCTTGGTATTCACAGTTTCATCAGATACTTTCTCTTTGtatgaatatttttatcaaattctaTGTAAACGGTACACTTTCAATGCagaatatttttatcaaattctaTGTAAACGGTACACTTTCAATGCAACGGTACAATTTTCCAACTCATCTTCCACGCCCATTTGGAAAATTGCATAATTAGATTATCTATTACAAAGCCCTGCTTGTTTAGGAATCTTTCCTGCACCTGAAGTACTTTCAAATACACATGAAAATACCCATGTAATTCACGGTAGAGCAAACTAAAAACTTAATAGAGATGTTACattatcctttatttttttagcATTTGAGTAGAAGGTTTGTAATAGCGTGGATTTTTTGACGTAGTCACCCATATCttgaaaaatattgtttatacgTCTAAATAATTCAggattaaaaattagttattatGCAGACAACATTCATCTGAATTCCACAAGACATCTGCAGAGTTTATTTGTTACTCATAGCAGCCCCCTGATAAATTTCCCTCCTTAATGAAGGAAGTTAGTTTCTGTAACTAAAAAAGTGGTGCCAAGAGGGTGTTACAAGCCCATCATAAATATTGAGAGTTTCTTCTCCCACCCCCCAATGCTCTCTGGATTATCTGAATTCCACAAGACATCTGCAGAGTTTATTTGTTACTCATAGCAGCCCCCTGATAAATTTCCCTCCTTAATGAAGGAAGTTAGTTTCTATAACTAAAAAAGTGGTGCCAAGAGGGTGTTACAATCCCATCATAAATATTGAGAGTTTCTTCTCCCACCCCCCAATGCTCTCTGGATTGGCCAATCCAGAGGCGTATCTTGACCAAAAAACACCTCCAGCGGCATATTTTGGAGGCTTTTGAGAACATAGGGGGGTGGTAGAAGAAGCTACCTAAATATTTGCactgatttttttcttaatatacattcagttttttctctttaaatttACAGATACCAAATTCTCATGAAACTTCTGATTCTCCAGTTGATGCTATTCCAAAAGTGAATGACAGATTAATTGACTGGTCACAAGTAAGTCAGATGCACATATCTCTACTCTTTTGATATCAGTTGTCAACAGCCAATATGAGTGTAATATGCTAATTGGAGCCATTCTGTGCATCAGGACTTTTTCGGAAAACCAGCGTTTTTGACTGTCTCAGGCCAACTCAATGCTGAAACTTATGCTACTGCTCTTTCTGATGTACACACTTCACCTTCTctcttattcattttttatcctGTAAATGTTTTTGTCTTCTTTAAAATCTAGCATTTAAGAATTGGGATTGAAATGAACTGAGTCTTTACTCATGCAGGTGTATACGTTTGGTCCCACATTTCGAGCAGAAAATTCTAACACTTCAAGGCACTTGGCTGAATTTTGGGTCAGTGATTTCTGTTTTAGTCCTGAGTCTTGTCATTCTTATGTATGTCGTATGAAACAAAAACCAAAGAATAGGCATCTTTTTGCTTCTTCAGATGATTGAGCCGGAGCTTGCATTTGCTGATCTAAATGATGACATGGCTTGTGCAACTGCCTATCTCCAGTTTGTAGTATGCAACCTTTCACAATTACTATATAGTTGCCATGTtcgttataatattttttgaagctCAATTTTATGTTATTTCTCATATTAAAGCTTGTTTTCTTCATGTCTCTGTTTCTTGAAGATAAGACACATTCTCGATAACTGCAAGGAAGACATGGAGTTTTTTAATACATGGATTGATAAAGGAATCATTGATCGCTTGAGTGTATGAGCTCTCAGTGTAACCATCACATTACTGGACTTTATTTGATTTGTACTTGTAAATGTTTATTCTAAGCATGCACTTTGGGTAATATTTTGTTGCATTGTTAAAAGGATGTTGCAGAAAAAGACGTTTTGCAGATAACTTACACTGAAGCAGTAGATCTTCTGTCACgagcaaataaaaaatttgaattcccGGTAAATCGATAGTCAATTTTTTCTCCATCTGTGACAAACCTACCCAATATGCAACTTTTGTCTTACTGTTTCTTGTTTACTCAAATTGTTTCGTAAATTCATTGCCTTCATCTTAATTTAAGGCACATGATGTTAACCTAATTAGGTTTTATTTGAGCTGAACATAATATGAATGGAGCTTTAGCCTGTGGTCCATTAAACCAGAGGATGTCATGTAATTTCCTTTTGAATGCTCTCGCCCTGCCCCTTTGAAATTCTCCATCCAATTCTAGCCTGTGATTGNNNNNNNNNNNNNNNNNNNNNNNNNNNNNNNNNNNNNNNNNNNNNNNNNNNNNNNNNNNNNNNNNNNNNNNNNNNNNNNNNNNNNNNNNNNNNNNNNNNNNNNNNNNNNNNNNNNNNNNNNNNNNNNCCCTACATTATTGTTGTGTTAGcttaatagttttatatttgtGAAGTGCTTCCAGTTCCAAATTGTTTGTGTTACATATGTTTCTAATTGGCTGTGTAGGTGAAATGGGGTTGTGATCTGCAGAGTGAACACGAGCGATATATAACTGAAGTGGCATTTGGTGGATGCCCTGTTATAATCAGAGACTATCCAAAGGCATGCTAATTTTCCCCCTCATTTTCTGTTCACTGTGTTCAAGCCGTAGTATATTTGAGACAATAGAGGATGGCATTGTAAATATCTCATTTAAAATGGATGGCAGTGTAAATGAAAGAATAAGAACTATTGTCTTTGAAGTAAGCTGTAAAATCCTCAAAAAGTTTAGAGAAACATTTTCAACATTTTCAGGATATTAAGGCATTTTATATGCGACAAAATGATGATGGAAGGACAGTTGCAGCCATGGACATGTTGGTTCCAAAGGTAATATATAAGATATCTCTGCTATATAGTAGTAATTACTATCAAGTATCAAGTAGTGTTTGTAAATAACACATTCTCAGTACACCAAAAAAAGGAGTAGAAATTTAGTTTCGGTAATAGTACTTCAAAAAAGAGGACCTACCTTGTGCCTAATTAACGTTCTTAAGCTGGGGCTCTAGTGAAATAACATGGGAGTTATTCTTCGGTATATATAACAGTTTAATGATCCTGGGCTGGTGAAGCCTCGTGATTGTATAACGGTAGATGGTAgcatgtttttgtttttagacTAGAGGAACTATATGCATTGTGGTTATGATTTAGTTTCATTCTCTCCTTGTTAGATTGGTGAACTTATTGGTGGAAGCCAAAGAGAAGAGCGACTTGAGCATTTAGAAGCTCGTTTAGATGATTTAAAGTTGAATAAGGATGCATATTGGTGGTATCTTGATTTGCGTCGTTATGGTTCAGGTCAGATGTCTTTCTCTCTATTCCTATTTCCTTAAGTTTTCCTCTGTCAAATTGTGAACCACAGTTTCAATGTTTATATGGaacatttctaaaataaaagatCACACTGTTTTTGCTAATCAGTGTTCTATTTACTTTATCTGAACTGT contains:
- the LOC101508705 gene encoding asparagine--tRNA ligase, chloroplastic/mitochondrial encodes the protein MGIAMATRPLRIVKPYGYAAFAYLSIHLNASSTPKPSFLRSFPFPSSPFSSRHRRLFCTATLPSANDTANKVSQFRKKLKVADVKGDQLDVIGHTLVITGWVRTLRLQSSVTFLEINDGSCLSNMQCVLDSEVEGYDQVESGFITTGASVWVQGVLVNSQGTKQKVELKVNKIVLVGKSDPSFPIQKKRVSREFLRTKAHLRPRTNTFSAVARVRNALAYATHKFFQENGFIWVSSPIITASDCEGAGEQFCVTTLIPNSHETSDSPVDAIPKVNDRLIDWSQDFFGKPAFLTVSGQLNAETYATALSDVYTFGPTFRAENSNTSRHLAEFWMIEPELAFADLNDDMACATAYLQFVIRHILDNCKEDMEFFNTWIDKGIIDRLSDVAEKDVLQITYTEAVDLLSRANKKFEFPVKWGCDLQSEHERYITEVAFGGCPVIIRDYPKDIKAFYMRQNDDGRTVAAMDMLVPKIGELIGGSQREERLEHLEARLDDLKLNKDAYWWYLDLRRYGSVPHAGFGLGFERLVQFATGMDNIRDVIPFPRTPGSAEF